Sequence from the Methanosarcina siciliae T4/M genome:
TACATGGGTACTGATGCTGATAATGGTAATCGGTTCAAAAATTATTACAGACAAACTTTCCCCTGATCTGAAACGTTCCCGCTGGCAGGATCTGCTGGAAATCATTGTCACGGGTATTTTAAAACAAATAGAAGATGTGGGGCTGGAGCGGCCGCAGAAGTATCTGGGCTTTCTGGGCACGCTCTTTCTGTTTATTGCCGTTGCAAATCTCTGCATCATTATTCCGGGCTATGAACCCCCAACAGGCTCTCTCTCTACCACGGCTGCGCTCGCACTATGCGTATTTGTGGCCGTACCAATTTTCGGTATAGAAGAGCAGGGGCTTGGGAGCTATCTCAGGTCGTACACGGAACCGACTATCCTCATGCTGCCATTTAATATCATCAGCGAACTTTCCCGCACGCTGGCTCTGGCAATCCGTCTGTTCGGGAACGTTATGAGCGGGTCTATGCT
This genomic interval carries:
- a CDS encoding F0F1 ATP synthase subunit A, with protein sequence MRLSPDELIFWQYGFIKLNATIVYTWVLMLIMVIGSKIITDKLSPDLKRSRWQDLLEIIVTGILKQIEDVGLERPQKYLGFLGTLFLFIAVANLCIIIPGYEPPTGSLSTTAALALCVFVAVPIFGIEEQGLGSYLRSYTEPTILMLPFNIISELSRTLALAIRLFGNVMSGSMLVAILLTIAPFIFPIIMTALGLLIGMVQAYIFSVLATVYITAATRTSKSRRETGEQELKQ